The proteins below come from a single Methanothrix sp. genomic window:
- the surE gene encoding 5'/3'-nucleotidase SurE — MRRILVTNDDGIYAPGLRAAVRSVEDLGEVVVVAPSGQRSGVGRSVSVFEPLRMAEVNLDGKRAYAVSGTPTDSVILGIFVVMKGELPDLAVSGINVGENISTDTVTTSGTIGAAIEAASYGVPAIAASIQVADQGDKFDNNHSVEYRFDTAVNLLRRIAIRVLERGMPEGVDILNINLPLNATEDTEIAVTRLARKIFRTAVEERRDPRGRPYYWIGGDLICRERVGTDVRAVYQEGKISVTPLTIDSTARIDFAEIADLLENI; from the coding sequence ATGCGCAGGATACTGGTCACGAACGATGACGGGATTTACGCCCCGGGGCTGAGGGCAGCGGTGCGGAGCGTCGAGGATCTCGGTGAAGTGGTGGTGGTAGCCCCCTCGGGCCAGAGGAGCGGCGTTGGCAGGTCTGTGTCGGTATTCGAGCCGCTGAGGATGGCAGAGGTGAACCTCGACGGGAAAAGAGCGTATGCTGTCTCCGGCACCCCCACAGACTCCGTAATACTGGGAATCTTTGTTGTGATGAAGGGGGAGCTGCCCGATCTCGCTGTCTCGGGCATAAATGTGGGGGAGAACATAAGCACAGACACCGTCACAACCAGCGGAACCATCGGCGCTGCCATAGAGGCTGCCAGCTACGGTGTACCGGCGATCGCAGCGTCGATACAGGTCGCGGATCAGGGTGACAAGTTCGATAATAACCATTCCGTGGAGTACAGGTTCGATACTGCGGTCAATCTTCTCCGCAGGATTGCGATCAGGGTCCTGGAGAGAGGAATGCCTGAGGGGGTTGACATTCTGAACATCAACCTGCCGCTGAACGCCACTGAGGACACGGAGATAGCTGTCACGAGGCTTGCAAGGAAGATATTCAGGACCGCTGTGGAGGAGCGGAGGGATCCAAGGGGGCGTCCGTACTACTGGATTGGCGGTGATCTGATCTGCCGTGAGAGGGTGGGAACAGACGTCAGGGCTGTTTATCAGGAGGGCAAGATCTCGGTGACTCCGCTCACAATCGACTCCACAGCAAGGATCGATTTCGCGGAAATCGCGGACCTCCTGGAGAACATCTAA
- a CDS encoding cation:proton antiporter, which translates to METELLGDIVIIFILSSAVLFLFHRIRMPAILGYLITGVIAGPQCLGMIRSIDQVVVLAEIGVILLLFTVGIEISLKDLLQIKRFVLVGGFLQVLFTVLAVLFILVSLDRPPGEAVALGFMVSLSSTAIVLRIIQQRGEFDALHGRTILGILIFQDIIVVPMMLLIPMLPGAAVSTHESPIYILFKALLLIAVVIAGAKWIVPRILYQVLKTRDQELFLLFTVGMCFAVAWLSSSAGLSLGLGAFLAGLVISESPYSLHAIGNIRPLRDAFSSFFFVSIGMLLDLRVLIDNTAFIIVISICVILIKAVTCALATSIIGLPMRMVVLVSLALSQVGEFSFILSKVGLDSGILSPEVYQMFLDVTVLTMGATAFMIAISHRVAAGFSQLSRYDELEGIRRQHTLRDHLIIVGFGVNGRNVAMAARSKGIPYVVVDLNPDIVRSEGGNGEPIYYGDATQESVLSHLGIKDARVIVIAISDPVATRQIVEMARRLNEDVFIIARTRYVQEVEALHKLGADEVVPEEYETSVKIFAKVLERYQLTRDDIERIVEDMRAGDYSLFRSVCEEAYCDANLKLMGKVIYTIRVPEGSNAAGRSLDELGIEGILAINRGDETLRPIGGLRLQVGDVLIIIGPPEKMREVERMLTEMGRGTER; encoded by the coding sequence TTGGAAACCGAGCTGCTTGGAGACATAGTTATCATATTCATTCTCTCCTCAGCTGTGCTCTTTCTCTTCCACCGGATCAGGATGCCTGCGATTCTTGGGTATCTAATAACTGGCGTCATTGCAGGGCCACAGTGTCTGGGCATGATCCGATCCATCGATCAGGTTGTGGTTCTGGCTGAGATCGGTGTTATACTGCTCCTCTTCACCGTCGGCATAGAGATCTCCCTCAAGGATCTGCTGCAGATAAAGAGGTTCGTTCTGGTCGGAGGCTTTCTGCAAGTGCTGTTCACGGTACTTGCAGTCCTTTTTATTCTGGTAAGCCTAGACAGACCCCCTGGGGAGGCGGTTGCTCTTGGGTTCATGGTATCGCTCAGCAGCACAGCCATAGTCCTCAGGATAATACAGCAGCGTGGAGAGTTTGATGCTCTCCACGGGCGGACCATACTTGGCATACTGATATTCCAGGACATCATAGTGGTTCCGATGATGCTGCTCATACCCATGCTGCCTGGAGCGGCTGTATCCACACATGAATCGCCTATTTACATCCTCTTCAAAGCGTTGCTGCTCATAGCAGTTGTGATAGCAGGCGCGAAGTGGATTGTGCCACGGATTCTCTATCAGGTGCTGAAGACCAGAGATCAAGAGCTTTTTCTCCTGTTCACGGTTGGCATGTGCTTTGCCGTGGCCTGGCTCAGCTCCTCCGCTGGACTCTCTCTGGGACTGGGCGCATTTCTGGCCGGGCTGGTGATATCCGAGTCTCCCTACAGCCTGCACGCGATCGGGAACATCCGACCGCTGCGGGATGCATTCTCAAGCTTCTTCTTCGTATCCATCGGCATGCTTCTCGATCTCAGGGTGCTCATTGATAACACGGCCTTTATCATAGTCATTTCAATCTGTGTTATATTAATAAAAGCTGTTACATGTGCACTGGCCACATCCATCATCGGCCTTCCCATGCGCATGGTGGTGCTTGTCAGTCTGGCGCTGAGCCAGGTGGGGGAGTTCTCCTTCATACTCTCCAAGGTCGGGCTGGACTCCGGCATTCTGTCCCCTGAGGTGTACCAGATGTTTCTGGATGTGACGGTACTGACCATGGGCGCCACAGCCTTTATGATAGCCATATCGCACAGGGTGGCAGCTGGCTTCTCACAGCTCTCCAGATACGATGAGCTTGAGGGAATCAGGAGGCAGCATACGCTCAGAGATCATCTGATAATCGTGGGTTTCGGGGTGAACGGAAGAAACGTTGCGATGGCTGCGAGGTCGAAGGGCATACCATACGTTGTGGTCGATTTAAATCCTGATATCGTGAGGAGTGAGGGTGGGAATGGAGAACCCATTTACTATGGGGACGCGACACAGGAGTCCGTGCTGAGCCATCTCGGAATAAAAGATGCGAGGGTCATTGTGATTGCCATCTCAGATCCGGTGGCCACACGCCAGATCGTTGAGATGGCAAGGCGTCTGAATGAGGATGTTTTCATAATAGCAAGGACTCGCTACGTTCAGGAGGTTGAGGCCCTTCACAAGCTCGGCGCAGACGAGGTCGTCCCTGAGGAGTATGAGACATCTGTCAAGATATTCGCAAAGGTCCTCGAGAGGTATCAGCTCACAAGGGACGATATCGAGAGGATTGTGGAAGACATGCGCGCTGGAGACTACAGCCTCTTTCGCAGCGTCTGCGAGGAGGCCTACTGCGATGCAAACCTGAAGCTCATGGGAAAGGTGATCTACACCATAAGGGTGCCCGAGGGTTCGAATGCTGCAGGCAGATCTCTCGATGAGCTCGGCATTGAGGGCATACTTGCGATTAACAGGGGCGATGAGACATTGAGGCCCATAGGCGGATTGAGGCTGCAGGTGGGAGACGTCCTGATAATAATAGGCCCACCTGAAAAGATGCGCGAGGTCGAGCGCATGCTGACCGAAATGGGCAGGGGCACAGAGCGGTGA
- a CDS encoding TrpB-like pyridoxal phosphate-dependent enzyme translates to MRSKILLDEEDIPKRWYNVAADLPRPLDPPLNPATHEPLKPEDLEPIFPKSLIKQEMSTERWIDIPEEVRDVYRLWRPTPLYRAVRLEKALRTPARIYYKYEGVSPAGSHKPNTAVPQAYYNMKEGIERIATETGAGQWGSALALATCIFGLKCTIYMVRSSYDQKPYRRSIMRVWGAECFPSPSNRTNAGRRILEQFPDTPGSLGIAISEAVEDAATHDDTNYALGSVLNHVLLHQTVEGLEVKKQFELVDDYPDVIYGCCGGGSNFPGVCFPFIPDKLKDRKELRLVACEPTACPSLTKGLYTYDYGDTARLTPLLKMYTLGHDFVPPGIHAGGLRYHGDAPLLCNLVNAGIIEAQAFHQREVFEAATTFARTEGIVPAPESAHAIKPAIDEAIRCRKTGETKTLLINLSGHGHFDLSAYDAYNDGILEDYEYPEELVRQSLARLPKV, encoded by the coding sequence TTGAGATCCAAGATACTGCTAGATGAGGAGGATATCCCGAAGAGATGGTACAATGTGGCAGCTGATCTGCCCCGGCCGCTCGACCCGCCGCTGAACCCGGCGACGCATGAGCCTCTGAAGCCGGAGGACCTCGAGCCGATATTCCCGAAGTCCCTTATAAAGCAGGAGATGAGCACCGAACGCTGGATAGACATACCTGAGGAGGTGAGGGACGTCTACAGGCTCTGGCGTCCAACACCTCTGTACAGGGCTGTCAGGCTCGAGAAGGCCCTCAGGACTCCTGCCAGGATCTACTACAAGTACGAGGGTGTGAGCCCGGCAGGAAGCCACAAGCCGAACACTGCTGTTCCTCAGGCTTACTACAACATGAAGGAGGGCATAGAGAGGATTGCAACAGAGACCGGTGCAGGACAGTGGGGCTCGGCGCTTGCGCTTGCCACATGCATCTTCGGCCTGAAATGCACGATCTACATGGTCCGCTCAAGCTACGATCAGAAACCGTACCGGAGGAGCATCATGCGGGTCTGGGGCGCGGAGTGCTTCCCGAGCCCGAGCAACAGGACGAACGCAGGCAGGAGGATTCTGGAGCAGTTTCCGGACACGCCTGGCAGCCTGGGAATAGCGATATCAGAGGCCGTCGAGGACGCGGCCACGCATGATGATACAAACTACGCCCTTGGATCTGTTCTGAATCATGTGCTTCTCCACCAGACAGTAGAGGGGCTTGAGGTCAAGAAGCAGTTCGAGCTCGTGGACGATTACCCGGATGTGATATACGGCTGCTGCGGCGGTGGAAGCAACTTCCCAGGGGTGTGTTTCCCCTTCATCCCGGACAAGCTCAAGGACAGAAAGGAGCTCAGGCTTGTGGCATGCGAGCCGACTGCATGCCCGAGCCTCACCAAGGGTCTATACACATACGACTACGGGGATACTGCGCGCCTGACGCCTCTGCTCAAGATGTACACGCTCGGCCACGACTTCGTCCCGCCCGGGATACACGCCGGAGGGCTGAGGTACCACGGTGATGCGCCCCTGCTCTGCAACCTGGTGAACGCAGGAATCATCGAGGCCCAGGCGTTCCACCAGCGCGAGGTCTTCGAGGCCGCGACGACCTTCGCGCGCACGGAGGGCATCGTGCCGGCGCCGGAGTCTGCGCATGCGATCAAGCCCGCGATCGACGAGGCGATCCGATGCAGGAAGACCGGCGAGACGAAGACTCTGCTCATAAACCTGAGTGGACATGGGCACTTCGATCTATCTGCGTACGATGCGTACAACGATGGGATCCTCGAGGATTATGAGTATCCAGAGGAGCTGGTGAGGCAATCGCTTGCCAGGCTGCCTAAGGTCTAG
- a CDS encoding S8 family peptidase yields the protein MGNPEKRLKGRKAICIFSAALAIALLFSIVFAEDPFISDRATRWFQKEFRALMERDRSDTTPPVITNPRIFPYQLKRGDPRAEISANIYDRSGISSVYAEVGRKQVLMFDLDGDGRYIGYCGSNLPPGDYDISIIAVDRAGNAAVTPCRSLRVLDPLDLNANRIEDSLESLGPEETRVIVLHDDNVTDTAGEKLHSLDILRGSAMLVPGNRIPELARLKGVKGIYRDQKLRVLGGSCGMEQAGSGLPGSPENPRRATTGLTGNGVTVALIDTGVDAEHDSLDDLDDDPATYDPKIVAFVDMVNNLERPYDDNGHGTHCASLISGTKGMGVAPGSRLVVLKVMDRDGSCYLSDALSALDWCAKNRDLYDIKVISFSVGGDRSSDRPTLLDEACNRMVEEGIVVVVAAGNSGPSPSSIVVPGEAEEVITVGAIDARGRIFERSSRGPTSDGRIKPDIVTIGVDVPSALAGTKNDESCMSGTSMAVPQVAGAAALILEGFGNLTPADVKRVLLRSADDLGDPGADNTFGWGAMNITRAVLYLRNDPEMVAGPELKSVDLSSNEANVGDLVVIEALVTGEVEEVTSTITGAEKEAEIPMVDFDLNSIYTTFWETGLWRPGDYTVKVELRGRYGERVSRSIPFRLNPRK from the coding sequence GTGGGCAATCCGGAGAAGAGGCTCAAAGGCAGAAAGGCGATCTGTATTTTCTCGGCTGCCCTAGCCATTGCTCTCCTTTTTTCTATAGTCTTCGCCGAGGACCCGTTCATCTCAGACAGGGCGACGAGATGGTTCCAGAAGGAGTTCAGGGCACTAATGGAGAGGGATCGCAGCGACACCACACCGCCGGTCATAACCAACCCCAGGATTTTTCCATACCAGCTGAAGCGCGGCGATCCGAGGGCTGAGATAAGCGCTAACATCTACGACAGATCTGGCATATCCTCAGTGTACGCAGAGGTCGGCAGAAAACAGGTGCTTATGTTCGATCTTGATGGGGATGGAAGGTACATCGGCTACTGCGGCTCGAACCTGCCTCCAGGTGACTATGATATAAGTATAATTGCCGTGGACAGGGCGGGCAACGCAGCCGTAACCCCTTGCAGATCGCTTAGGGTTCTCGATCCGCTGGACCTCAACGCGAACAGGATAGAGGATTCACTGGAATCACTCGGCCCTGAGGAGACAAGGGTGATAGTGCTTCATGATGATAACGTGACAGATACTGCGGGCGAAAAGCTGCACAGCTTGGATATCCTCAGGGGAAGCGCCATGCTCGTCCCGGGGAACAGGATCCCGGAGCTGGCCAGGCTGAAGGGCGTGAAGGGGATCTACAGGGATCAGAAGCTCAGGGTCCTGGGTGGATCATGTGGCATGGAGCAGGCGGGATCTGGCTTGCCCGGATCTCCTGAGAACCCCAGGAGAGCAACGACAGGGCTTACAGGCAATGGCGTGACAGTTGCGCTGATAGATACAGGCGTGGATGCGGAGCATGACTCTCTGGATGATCTTGATGATGATCCAGCCACATATGACCCCAAGATCGTCGCATTCGTTGATATGGTCAACAACCTTGAGAGGCCGTATGATGATAATGGTCACGGAACGCACTGCGCGAGCCTGATATCCGGCACAAAGGGCATGGGTGTGGCACCCGGCTCGAGGCTTGTCGTGCTCAAGGTCATGGACAGGGATGGATCATGCTACCTGTCCGATGCTCTCTCCGCGCTCGACTGGTGCGCCAAGAACAGGGATTTGTACGATATCAAGGTTATATCCTTCAGCGTCGGAGGAGATCGTAGCTCCGACAGGCCGACACTCCTCGATGAGGCATGCAACAGGATGGTCGAGGAGGGGATTGTTGTTGTTGTGGCGGCCGGCAACTCCGGGCCATCGCCGTCCTCCATCGTTGTTCCGGGAGAGGCGGAGGAGGTGATAACCGTCGGCGCCATAGACGCAAGAGGGAGAATCTTTGAGAGGTCCTCACGCGGCCCAACCTCCGATGGGAGGATCAAGCCGGACATAGTGACCATCGGGGTAGATGTGCCATCAGCGCTTGCAGGAACGAAGAACGATGAGAGCTGCATGAGCGGGACATCCATGGCAGTTCCACAGGTTGCCGGAGCTGCTGCTCTGATTCTGGAGGGCTTCGGGAACCTGACGCCAGCTGATGTCAAAAGGGTGCTTCTGAGATCTGCGGATGATCTGGGGGATCCAGGTGCGGATAACACATTCGGCTGGGGGGCGATGAACATCACCAGGGCCGTTCTGTACCTGAGAAACGATCCGGAGATGGTGGCCGGGCCTGAGCTGAAGAGCGTCGACCTGAGCTCGAACGAGGCGAATGTGGGGGATCTTGTTGTGATCGAGGCGCTCGTCACAGGCGAGGTTGAGGAGGTGACATCCACGATAACAGGAGCTGAGAAGGAGGCAGAGATACCGATGGTCGACTTCGATCTCAACAGCATATACACAACATTCTGGGAGACAGGCCTCTGGAGGCCGGGAGATTACACAGTAAAAGTCGAGCTTCGCGGGAGGTACGGCGAGAGGGTCAGCAGATCCATACCCTTTCGCCTGAACCCCAGGAAATGA
- a CDS encoding rhodanese-like domain-containing protein codes for MIRRFIIVFGMMLVISAMSMQWAIAACPLCKPDYEEYPHEGFLKSLGPEEEKTSAPVVSAKTERLKNPLFNKSLQTSETNSDAASNQATESAPVRSSSMLVPVTGVARSDIVLDVSNGASEYIDGAVHINYMEFYNENKELKSVEEIAAILGNAGISPNDRVVLTGTDYNCPTCLSGPFGATFVYWLMLYMGHDESKLKLLDGDTEDWKAAGLPVQSSPYVRPSTTYTVQSIRSELLATNDYVKNADVQIVDSRTFDAFGQGAIPGALNIPYDMVTENGRLKDESELDSVFAGLTKEKPVVVYANTEFKASMVWFALRMMGYDARIYTWNDWLKNLPAFRMQLNSTLTRAEPNPASPGPVKIYAVFELPEEGAENISETADENLTTLSVMGCATCEPITVWSGSLTKSKNPGLSLGKTTQYFTCTARVMDAQGGEVASVPMERVSDDIYVGTWDATNTPPGSYSVSFVVTVYSLSKEFEDALTVVIQ; via the coding sequence ATGATTCGCAGATTCATAATTGTGTTTGGAATGATGCTTGTCATCTCTGCAATGAGCATGCAGTGGGCGATTGCTGCCTGCCCGTTGTGCAAGCCAGATTATGAGGAGTATCCACACGAGGGGTTCCTGAAGAGCCTGGGGCCTGAGGAGGAGAAGACATCAGCCCCGGTGGTGTCTGCAAAGACCGAGAGGCTCAAGAACCCGCTCTTCAACAAGAGCCTTCAGACGTCTGAGACGAATAGCGATGCTGCATCAAATCAAGCGACTGAAAGCGCGCCTGTTAGATCAAGCAGCATGCTCGTCCCGGTCACAGGCGTCGCCAGATCCGATATCGTGCTGGATGTGAGCAACGGAGCGAGCGAGTACATAGACGGCGCGGTGCACATTAACTACATGGAGTTCTACAATGAGAACAAGGAGCTCAAATCAGTGGAGGAGATCGCTGCTATCCTCGGAAACGCCGGCATCTCCCCCAACGACAGGGTGGTGCTGACAGGCACTGATTACAACTGCCCGACATGTCTGAGTGGGCCGTTTGGGGCCACGTTCGTGTACTGGCTGATGTTATACATGGGCCACGACGAGAGCAAACTGAAGCTCCTGGATGGGGATACAGAGGACTGGAAGGCTGCAGGCCTGCCCGTACAGAGCAGCCCGTATGTGAGACCATCCACAACCTACACCGTTCAGAGCATCAGATCGGAGCTTCTGGCGACGAATGATTACGTGAAGAATGCTGATGTGCAGATAGTGGACTCCAGGACATTCGATGCGTTCGGCCAGGGAGCGATACCCGGAGCTCTGAACATACCCTACGATATGGTCACTGAGAACGGCAGGCTGAAGGATGAGTCGGAGCTGGATAGCGTCTTCGCAGGCCTGACGAAGGAGAAGCCTGTCGTGGTCTACGCGAACACCGAGTTCAAGGCGTCGATGGTGTGGTTTGCGCTGAGGATGATGGGCTACGATGCCAGGATATACACGTGGAATGACTGGCTGAAGAACCTCCCAGCATTCAGGATGCAGCTCAACAGCACCCTGACGAGGGCTGAGCCGAATCCGGCATCTCCCGGTCCTGTGAAGATTTATGCGGTCTTCGAGCTGCCAGAGGAGGGCGCAGAGAATATCAGCGAGACAGCAGATGAGAACCTGACCACTCTCAGCGTGATGGGCTGTGCGACATGCGAGCCCATAACTGTCTGGTCAGGGTCCCTCACCAAGAGCAAGAACCCTGGACTGAGCCTGGGCAAAACAACACAGTACTTCACGTGCACCGCAAGGGTCATGGACGCTCAGGGTGGTGAGGTCGCGTCTGTTCCCATGGAGAGGGTTTCTGATGATATATACGTTGGAACATGGGATGCAACAAACACACCCCCAGGTAGCTACTCTGTCAGCTTTGTTGTGACTGTATACTCGCTCTCAAAGGAGTTCGAGGATGCCCTCACGGTTGTGATCCAGTAG
- a CDS encoding ATP-NAD kinase family protein → MPGCLRSRLGFLINPIAGMGGAVGLKGTDGVAALAERLGAAPVSRERAERAVRRLLELSGGSIPVHVLTAAGSMGESLLLEMGVEHSVVHTPGEMTTAEDTKRACSIFASDGVDLILFCGGDGTARDVASASGDLPILGIPAGVKMHSGVFAVSPEAAADLAYRYLRGELRVRETEIADVDEERYRNGELVVRIYGAARTPYLPALVQQRKQIYASSDEEHFKREIAQFAREFMSDGSYYILGAGTTTAKIAELIGCEKTLLGVDVIRNGRTVIKDASESDLLRLLDEIDGDVRIIVSPIGAQGFILGRGSQQISPRVLRIVGPERLILIATPHKLRDLRYLLVDTGDVEIDRALAGRRQVVTGYRIAQIKEVRAASDVFGTGGESEENARGFRS, encoded by the coding sequence TTGCCAGGCTGCCTAAGGTCTAGGCTCGGGTTTCTGATAAATCCGATAGCAGGAATGGGGGGAGCGGTCGGGCTCAAGGGCACCGATGGCGTCGCTGCTCTCGCAGAGCGCCTCGGAGCCGCCCCTGTATCCAGAGAGAGGGCAGAGAGGGCTGTCAGAAGACTTCTTGAGCTCTCAGGAGGATCGATCCCGGTGCATGTGCTCACCGCGGCCGGCTCTATGGGAGAGAGCCTGCTGTTGGAGATGGGCGTGGAGCACTCTGTTGTACACACTCCGGGGGAGATGACAACAGCTGAGGACACGAAAAGAGCATGCTCCATATTTGCATCTGATGGTGTGGATCTGATACTCTTCTGCGGAGGAGATGGCACCGCGAGGGACGTCGCATCTGCCTCCGGAGATCTGCCGATCCTCGGCATACCGGCTGGGGTTAAGATGCACTCAGGGGTGTTTGCTGTGAGCCCGGAGGCAGCTGCAGATCTCGCTTATAGGTATCTAAGAGGCGAGCTCCGAGTCAGAGAGACCGAGATAGCGGATGTGGATGAGGAGCGCTACAGAAATGGCGAGCTTGTGGTGCGCATCTACGGCGCGGCCAGGACGCCATACCTACCGGCGCTGGTTCAGCAGAGGAAACAGATCTACGCAAGCTCTGATGAGGAGCACTTCAAGCGCGAGATCGCTCAATTCGCCAGGGAGTTCATGAGCGACGGCTCATACTACATCCTCGGAGCTGGAACCACGACCGCGAAGATCGCCGAGCTGATAGGATGCGAGAAGACCCTCCTGGGCGTCGATGTTATCCGGAACGGGAGGACTGTGATAAAGGACGCATCAGAGAGCGATTTGCTGAGGCTTCTCGATGAGATAGATGGGGATGTGAGGATCATCGTCAGCCCGATAGGCGCTCAGGGATTCATTCTGGGGAGAGGCAGCCAGCAGATAAGCCCGAGGGTTCTGAGGATCGTGGGCCCGGAGAGGCTGATACTGATAGCGACGCCTCACAAGCTGAGGGATCTGAGGTATCTTCTGGTCGACACCGGAGACGTGGAGATCGACAGGGCACTGGCGGGAAGGCGGCAGGTTGTGACAGGATACAGAATAGCACAAATAAAGGAGGTGAGGGCTGCAAGCGATGTATTCGGGACAGGGGGAGAAAGCGAAGAGAATGCCAGGGGCTTCCGGTCGTAG
- a CDS encoding NosD domain-containing protein, with the protein MCIASTLLTALSITGSAATIHAGSDIQRSIDAASPGDTIIVGPGVYEKFTVNKRLNLIGDGATVIASPSDACISVEADMVNISGFTVRNGLYGIRLSRVSGCRITNNTVTGCKQPGIVLLTSSGNTIANNNASYNGVVGEGWYGIYLTDSSNDNMIVNNIASNNGAYGIHLSTSCSNNTISGNTLNGNMYGVYMFTGCSKNIIEKNVISGNRANGIDLRFNCNQNVIRNNTITDNQVAGIALLDSGENEILSNDIRSNIRFGIQIQGKSDSNTVVGNSITQSPTGIFVESNSNIFHSNRLIDNVVQAVDRGENIWNAPYPVGGNAWSDYSGVDERSGPAQDVPGADGFGDTPREISNRSRDMYPVMGYELRPIKILNASLPEEIEAGEQLLIKAWIESVNGLSQVSARIPESRSYVRLYQAGDHYEGSLTTALLDPGEYSVVIAATDRRGYELEEFIGKFRITPRAGRSFEAAMAQLRGRS; encoded by the coding sequence TTGTGTATAGCATCCACGCTGCTGACGGCTCTCTCAATAACAGGCAGCGCAGCCACAATCCATGCGGGAAGCGATATACAGAGAAGCATAGATGCAGCATCTCCAGGAGATACCATAATTGTCGGGCCGGGAGTGTACGAGAAGTTCACGGTTAACAAGCGTCTGAACCTCATAGGCGATGGGGCAACTGTAATCGCATCACCATCAGACGCATGCATAAGCGTTGAGGCGGACATGGTGAACATCTCCGGGTTCACAGTCAGAAACGGCCTCTACGGGATAAGGCTGAGCAGGGTCAGTGGATGCCGCATCACCAACAATACGGTGACAGGCTGCAAGCAGCCTGGGATAGTCCTTCTCACATCATCCGGAAACACAATCGCGAACAACAACGCAAGCTACAACGGTGTCGTCGGTGAGGGGTGGTATGGGATATACCTCACAGACTCCTCCAATGATAATATGATAGTGAACAATATCGCCAGCAACAACGGAGCGTATGGTATACATCTCTCCACATCATGCTCGAACAACACGATAAGTGGGAACACGCTCAACGGCAACATGTACGGAGTCTACATGTTCACAGGCTGCTCGAAGAACATCATAGAGAAGAACGTGATCTCCGGAAACAGGGCAAATGGGATAGATCTTCGGTTCAACTGCAATCAAAATGTGATAAGAAACAACACAATCACCGATAACCAGGTTGCGGGGATAGCCCTCCTTGACTCAGGCGAGAACGAGATACTCAGCAACGATATACGCTCAAACATCAGGTTCGGCATACAGATACAGGGAAAGAGCGACAGCAACACTGTGGTGGGGAACAGCATCACTCAAAGCCCCACGGGGATATTCGTTGAGTCGAACAGCAACATATTCCACTCCAACCGCCTCATAGATAATGTGGTCCAGGCTGTGGACAGGGGAGAGAACATATGGAACGCTCCGTACCCGGTGGGGGGGAACGCCTGGAGCGATTACTCAGGCGTGGATGAGCGGAGCGGGCCTGCCCAGGACGTTCCGGGAGCAGATGGATTCGGCGACACCCCCAGAGAGATCAGCAACCGCTCGAGGGACATGTACCCTGTTATGGGATACGAGCTGAGGCCTATAAAGATACTGAATGCGAGCCTCCCGGAGGAGATCGAAGCCGGAGAACAGCTTCTCATAAAGGCATGGATCGAGTCAGTCAACGGTCTTTCCCAGGTATCGGCAAGGATACCGGAGTCCAGGTCCTATGTGCGTCTCTATCAGGCCGGCGATCATTACGAGGGCTCTCTCACCACTGCACTTCTTGATCCTGGTGAGTACTCAGTTGTGATCGCAGCGACAGATAGAAGAGGATATGAACTAGAAGAGTTTATAGGGAAGTTCAGGATCACACCGAGGGCCGGGCGCAGCTTTGAGGCTGCAATGGCCCAGCTGAGAGGAAGATCATGA